Proteins co-encoded in one Natronorubrum daqingense genomic window:
- a CDS encoding poly(R)-hydroxyalkanoic acid synthase subunit PhaE, translated as MSDSQPPAQQWNSVVEQWNEQFLDALEQNVEAQAQFVESWSGSVDDVTEGEELSEGVQGYARAYETWMSASQRMVEQLTETLEGEDLDVEAFRDIWLDTANEAFKEVMSTTAFAQATGETVGDVFELQQQADEASQETLRTLGFATEDDVVEVGDRLVELERRQHAVETKLDRILEHLDE; from the coding sequence ATGTCCGATTCACAGCCTCCCGCTCAGCAGTGGAACAGCGTCGTCGAACAGTGGAACGAGCAGTTCCTCGACGCCCTCGAGCAAAACGTCGAAGCCCAGGCCCAGTTCGTCGAGAGCTGGTCCGGTAGCGTCGACGACGTCACCGAGGGCGAGGAACTCTCCGAGGGCGTCCAGGGCTACGCTCGAGCCTACGAGACGTGGATGAGCGCGTCCCAGCGGATGGTCGAACAGCTAACTGAGACGCTCGAGGGCGAGGATCTCGACGTCGAAGCGTTTCGTGATATCTGGCTCGACACGGCCAACGAAGCGTTCAAAGAGGTCATGTCGACGACGGCGTTCGCGCAGGCGACCGGCGAAACCGTCGGCGACGTCTTCGAACTCCAACAGCAAGCCGACGAGGCGTCCCAGGAGACCCTCCGAACGCTCGGCTTCGCGACCGAGGACGACGTCGTCGAAGTCGGCGACCGACTCGTCGAACTCGAGCGTCGTCAACATGCCGTCGAAACGAAACTCGATCGTATCCTCGAACACCTAGACGAATGA
- a CDS encoding DNA-3-methyladenine glycosylase family protein — METGTIPIGELSGGLDLYRTLESGQTYCWRRSDDAMYTETPPGEAWYYTVVDGSPIRVRTTGRTLEWQSPIDAESLVRRLLRLDDDLEAIEAASPDDPLLTEAYEAHRGMRLVEDPPFECLVSFICSAQMRVSRIHSMVSTLAREYGTPLEWNDETYHSFPTPAQLASATEAELRDLGLGYRAPYVVRTAEMVADGEAHPAEARDLEYEPAREYLTRFVGVGDKVADCVLLFSLDFDEAVPLDTWIKSAIEEYYPECSQNGYAATSRAIREELGGQHAGYAQTYLFHHLRTGG, encoded by the coding sequence ATGGAAACAGGCACGATTCCGATCGGCGAGCTTTCAGGCGGACTCGACCTGTATCGAACGCTCGAGAGCGGCCAAACCTACTGCTGGCGACGCAGCGACGATGCCATGTACACCGAAACGCCACCGGGTGAGGCGTGGTACTACACCGTCGTCGACGGGAGCCCGATCCGCGTCCGAACGACCGGACGGACCCTCGAGTGGCAGTCGCCAATCGATGCCGAGTCGCTCGTCCGTCGACTGCTGCGATTGGACGACGACCTCGAGGCGATCGAAGCGGCGTCGCCGGACGATCCGCTCCTGACCGAAGCCTACGAGGCACACCGGGGCATGCGACTGGTCGAAGATCCGCCCTTCGAGTGTCTCGTCTCTTTTATCTGTTCGGCGCAGATGCGCGTCAGTCGGATCCACTCGATGGTGTCGACGCTGGCTCGCGAGTACGGCACGCCACTCGAGTGGAACGACGAGACGTATCACTCGTTTCCGACGCCGGCCCAACTCGCGAGCGCGACCGAAGCCGAGTTGCGCGACCTGGGCCTTGGCTACCGAGCACCCTACGTCGTTCGCACGGCCGAGATGGTCGCCGACGGCGAGGCCCACCCGGCCGAGGCTCGCGACCTCGAGTACGAACCCGCTCGAGAGTACCTGACGCGCTTCGTCGGCGTCGGCGACAAGGTAGCCGACTGCGTCCTCCTGTTCTCGCTCGACTTCGACGAAGCCGTGCCACTCGACACGTGGATCAAGTCGGCGATCGAAGAGTACTATCCCGAATGCTCTCAGAACGGGTACGCGGCCACCTCGAGAGCCATTCGCGAGGAGCTCGGCGGCCAGCACGCGGGGTACGCACAGACGTACCTCTTTCATCACCTTCGAACCGGCGGATGA
- a CDS encoding bifunctional ADP-dependent NAD(P)H-hydrate dehydratase/NAD(P)H-hydrate epimerase: MITGERMAVVDENAAALSVSQKQLMESSGHALARTIREVADAGSGVAIVAGRGNNGGDAFVAARFLEDYDLTISLLGRAERIGTDIARENWDALRRADFDTREVTDSSDFDLPDCDVVVDAMLGTGISGDLREPAATAAVAINDANATVVSVDVPSGFDANDGEHADNGVEADHVVTFHDTKPGLADLASDVTVADIGIPAAAERFVGPGDVDLARPDGREGRPYIIGGGPYTGAPALAAQAALRGGGELAFVAAPDAVAGEIQGYSEDLIVQPYESDDDVLTPETAEELLETAHQYDNVVVLGPGLGTADETLEAARQFLESFEGRVVVDADALRVVPDLETDATLVCTPNRRELAGMGGPDVDDLAAAADEVEDFAAELGHLVLAKGATDVITDGERTRISRSGTAGMKVGGTGDTLAGIVAALMSHADPLEAAAAAAHVNGLAGERLAETEAFGFLASDMLKEIPAALWNETDE; the protein is encoded by the coding sequence ATGATTACTGGCGAGCGAATGGCTGTCGTCGACGAGAACGCCGCGGCGCTCAGCGTCTCACAGAAACAGCTCATGGAGTCGAGTGGACACGCACTCGCCCGCACGATCCGAGAGGTCGCCGACGCCGGCTCGGGCGTCGCCATCGTCGCGGGTCGCGGAAACAACGGCGGCGACGCGTTCGTCGCCGCTCGGTTCCTCGAGGATTACGATCTGACGATCAGCTTGCTCGGCCGCGCCGAACGCATCGGCACCGACATCGCTCGAGAAAACTGGGACGCCCTCCGGCGAGCGGACTTCGATACCCGCGAAGTGACGGACTCGAGTGACTTCGACCTCCCGGACTGCGACGTTGTCGTCGACGCGATGCTCGGAACGGGAATCAGCGGCGACCTTCGAGAGCCGGCGGCGACTGCCGCGGTGGCGATCAACGACGCAAACGCGACGGTCGTTTCGGTCGACGTCCCCTCGGGATTCGACGCGAACGATGGTGAACACGCGGACAACGGCGTCGAGGCCGATCACGTCGTTACCTTCCACGACACGAAACCCGGACTCGCGGACCTCGCGTCCGACGTGACCGTCGCCGATATCGGGATTCCCGCCGCGGCCGAGCGATTCGTCGGCCCCGGCGACGTCGACCTCGCGCGACCGGACGGGCGCGAAGGGAGACCCTACATCATCGGCGGCGGCCCTTACACCGGCGCGCCCGCACTCGCCGCACAGGCCGCACTGCGTGGCGGTGGCGAACTCGCTTTCGTCGCCGCACCCGACGCCGTCGCCGGTGAGATTCAGGGCTACAGCGAGGACCTCATCGTCCAACCCTACGAAAGCGACGACGACGTGCTCACTCCCGAGACGGCCGAAGAACTACTCGAGACGGCCCATCAGTACGACAACGTGGTCGTGCTGGGGCCAGGACTTGGCACCGCAGACGAGACGCTCGAGGCGGCCCGGCAGTTCCTCGAGTCCTTCGAAGGCCGGGTCGTCGTCGATGCGGACGCCCTGCGTGTCGTTCCCGATCTCGAGACCGACGCGACGCTGGTCTGTACGCCGAACCGGCGCGAACTGGCGGGGATGGGCGGCCCAGATGTCGACGATCTCGCGGCGGCGGCCGACGAGGTCGAGGACTTCGCGGCCGAACTCGGCCACCTCGTGCTCGCGAAGGGGGCGACGGACGTGATCACGGACGGCGAGCGGACCAGAATCAGTCGCTCCGGGACCGCCGGCATGAAAGTCGGTGGCACCGGCGACACGCTCGCAGGCATCGTCGCCGCGCTCATGTCTCACGCAGACCCGCTCGAGGCCGCGGCGGCGGCCGCCCACGTCAACGGACTCGCGGGCGAGCGACTGGCCGAAACCGAGGCGTTCGGCTTCCTCGCATCCGACATGCTCAAGGAGATTCCCGCAGCACTCTGGAACGAAACCGATGAGTGA
- a CDS encoding DUF7836 family putative zinc-binding protein, which translates to MDQTTVQLLCPECTKEWQITPNDLPTPASMFHCPNCHASRRLSEFMRTDRDLQTLKQLG; encoded by the coding sequence ATGGACCAGACGACCGTGCAACTGTTGTGTCCCGAATGTACCAAAGAGTGGCAGATTACTCCCAACGACCTCCCGACTCCCGCATCGATGTTTCACTGCCCAAACTGCCACGCGTCGCGTCGCCTCTCGGAATTCATGCGAACGGATCGGGACCTCCAGACGCTCAAACAGCTCGGATAA
- a CDS encoding acylphosphatase, giving the protein MAERTRVHVFVTGTVQGVYYRANTRDTAREKGVDGWVKNLEDGRVEAVFEGDEATVEGMVEWCHTGSPAAVVDDVDATYEEPQGEDGFEIRY; this is encoded by the coding sequence ATGGCAGAACGGACTCGCGTACACGTCTTCGTCACCGGCACAGTCCAGGGCGTCTACTACCGTGCGAATACCCGCGACACGGCTCGCGAGAAGGGGGTCGACGGCTGGGTGAAGAATCTCGAGGACGGGCGCGTCGAAGCGGTTTTCGAAGGCGACGAGGCCACCGTCGAGGGGATGGTCGAGTGGTGTCACACGGGTAGCCCGGCGGCTGTGGTCGACGACGTCGACGCGACGTACGAAGAACCACAGGGAGAGGACGGATTCGAGATTCGCTACTGA
- a CDS encoding DUF555 domain-containing protein, giving the protein MHCRVVVEAAVPVFDVETEDEAIRIAISKTGEMLNPDLNYVEINMGERTSPSGEELPPAFIAADEALVALELEMTVFNVEREEHASRIARKEIGQLLENIPLEVIQIEEFEDEDEGEEDEEDEEDGEADEDTADAVNADDDGSGTEASENDDASSSEDSAESDEDADSDDEILPEFEDLVE; this is encoded by the coding sequence ATGCACTGCAGGGTTGTTGTCGAAGCCGCGGTGCCGGTGTTCGACGTCGAGACGGAAGACGAAGCCATCCGGATCGCCATCTCGAAGACGGGCGAGATGCTGAACCCTGACTTGAACTACGTCGAGATCAACATGGGTGAGCGAACCTCCCCATCGGGTGAGGAGCTCCCACCCGCGTTCATCGCCGCCGACGAAGCACTCGTCGCACTCGAGTTGGAAATGACCGTCTTCAACGTCGAGCGCGAGGAACACGCCTCGCGAATTGCCCGGAAAGAAATCGGCCAACTCCTCGAGAACATCCCACTCGAAGTGATCCAAATCGAAGAGTTCGAAGACGAAGATGAAGGCGAGGAAGACGAGGAAGATGAGGAAGACGGGGAAGCCGACGAAGACACGGCAGATGCCGTCAACGCTGACGATGACGGCAGCGGAACGGAGGCGAGCGAGAATGATGACGCCTCGAGCAGCGAAGACAGCGCCGAATCGGACGAAGACGCAGACAGCGACGACGAAATTCTCCCCGAGTTCGAAGACCTCGTCGAGTAA
- a CDS encoding transcription initiation factor IIB — protein sequence MTDTTIRSYTGETEEEESTETSGEKEQCPECGGRLISDAEHAETVCRDCGLVVEEDEIDRGPEWRAFDAAEKDKKSRVGAPTTNMMHDQGLSTNIGWQDKDAYGRSLSSRQRQKMQRLRTWNERFRTRDSKERNLKQALGEIDRMASALGLPENVRETASVIYRRALEEDLLPGRSIEGVATASLYASARQAGTPRSLDEISAVSRVEKMELTRTYRYIIRELGLEVKPADPEHYVPRFVSDLDLSDETERMARELLESARQEGVHSGKSPVGLAAAAVYAAALLTNEKVTQNDVSEVASISEVTIRNRYKELLEASDTAAPA from the coding sequence ATGACAGATACCACAATTAGAAGCTATACGGGCGAGACGGAAGAGGAAGAATCGACGGAAACGTCGGGTGAGAAAGAACAGTGTCCAGAGTGTGGCGGCCGACTCATCTCCGACGCCGAACACGCCGAGACCGTCTGTCGCGACTGTGGCCTCGTCGTCGAGGAAGACGAGATCGACCGCGGTCCGGAGTGGCGCGCATTCGACGCCGCCGAGAAGGACAAGAAGTCCCGCGTTGGTGCACCGACGACGAACATGATGCACGACCAGGGCCTCTCGACCAACATCGGCTGGCAGGACAAAGACGCCTACGGCCGCTCGCTCTCGAGTCGCCAGCGCCAGAAGATGCAACGGCTGCGCACCTGGAACGAGCGCTTCCGGACGCGCGACTCCAAGGAACGTAACCTCAAGCAGGCGCTGGGCGAGATCGACCGGATGGCGAGCGCGCTCGGTCTCCCAGAGAACGTCCGCGAGACGGCCAGCGTCATCTACCGTCGCGCACTCGAGGAAGACCTCCTCCCCGGTCGCTCGATCGAAGGCGTCGCGACGGCCTCGCTGTACGCGTCGGCTCGCCAGGCCGGGACGCCCCGCAGCCTCGACGAAATCTCGGCCGTCAGCCGCGTCGAGAAGATGGAACTAACCCGCACGTACCGATACATCATCCGAGAACTCGGTCTCGAGGTCAAGCCTGCTGACCCCGAACACTACGTGCCACGCTTCGTCAGCGACCTCGATCTCTCGGACGAGACCGAGCGCATGGCTCGAGAGCTACTCGAGTCGGCCCGTCAGGAAGGCGTCCACAGCGGTAAGTCGCCGGTCGGCCTCGCCGCCGCCGCCGTCTACGCCGCGGCGCTCTTGACGAACGAGAAGGTCACCCAAAACGACGTCAGCGAAGTCGCGAGCATCTCCGAAGTCACCATCCGCAACCGCTACAAGGAACTGCTCGAGGCGTCCGACACGGCGGCACCGGCGTAA
- a CDS encoding VOC family protein: protein MVTPESFYHVALKVTDVDAAVAFYRNHLAGEVIERKRPDEDATGAENVSHAALQVGDKRLYVFDRAPYEAAGLVEDLPYGFLHFGYVVPDVAAAAADLEGDVLFVMEPTVFGDMKIAFIEGPAGERIELLEYLD from the coding sequence ATGGTCACGCCGGAATCGTTCTATCACGTTGCGCTGAAAGTGACGGACGTCGACGCAGCCGTCGCGTTCTATCGAAACCACCTCGCAGGTGAGGTCATCGAGCGAAAGCGACCCGACGAGGACGCGACGGGTGCGGAAAACGTCTCACACGCCGCGTTGCAAGTCGGTGATAAGCGTCTCTACGTCTTCGATCGGGCACCCTACGAGGCTGCCGGACTCGTCGAGGATCTCCCCTACGGCTTCCTCCACTTCGGCTACGTCGTTCCCGACGTCGCGGCCGCCGCTGCGGACCTCGAGGGAGACGTTCTCTTCGTCATGGAGCCGACCGTCTTCGGCGATATGAAAATCGCCTTCATCGAGGGCCCCGCAGGCGAGCGAATCGAGTTGCTCGAGTATCTGGACTGA
- a CDS encoding FAD-dependent oxidoreductase encodes MSEQPRVEIYTKEDCPYCDKAKDLFDAKEVEYETYNVTGDDDLFEEMVERAEGRKTAPEVFIDDELIGGWDETSALDETGELDAKLGIESDTEDGEVLEHRQLIIAGTGIAGLTAAIYAGRGDNEPLVIEGDEPGGQLTLTTDVANYPGFPEGIGGPELVNNMKEQATQFGADLKNGIIESVDADQRPFRVELTNGDVYTADAVIAASGASARTLGIPGEDELMGYGLSTCATCDGAFFRDEDMLVVGGGDAAMEEATFLTKFADTVYIAHRREEFRAEQYWVNRVHEKVEDGEIEIMKNTEVTEIHGSQAEGVDHVTLVENDKGHPTDRLDDPETDEFEFDVGAVFFAIGHTPNTSYLEGTGVQMDDDGYLRTQGGDGGGQTETDVPGIFGAGDVVDYHYQQAVTAAGMGSKAALDADEYLEDLERAEAAGEADAVAADD; translated from the coding sequence ATGAGCGAGCAGCCTCGAGTCGAGATCTATACCAAAGAGGACTGTCCGTACTGCGACAAGGCCAAGGACCTCTTCGACGCGAAGGAGGTCGAGTACGAAACGTACAACGTTACTGGTGACGACGACCTGTTCGAGGAGATGGTCGAACGAGCGGAGGGTCGCAAAACCGCACCCGAAGTCTTCATCGACGACGAACTCATCGGCGGCTGGGACGAGACCAGCGCGCTCGACGAAACCGGCGAACTGGACGCGAAACTCGGTATCGAAAGCGACACCGAGGACGGCGAAGTGCTCGAACACCGTCAACTGATCATCGCCGGAACCGGAATTGCAGGCCTCACGGCGGCGATCTACGCCGGCCGCGGCGACAACGAGCCGTTGGTTATCGAAGGCGACGAGCCCGGCGGCCAGCTCACCTTGACTACCGACGTCGCGAACTACCCCGGCTTCCCCGAGGGGATCGGCGGCCCCGAACTGGTCAACAACATGAAAGAGCAGGCCACGCAGTTCGGCGCCGACCTCAAAAACGGGATCATCGAGTCCGTTGATGCGGACCAGCGCCCGTTCCGCGTCGAACTGACCAACGGCGACGTCTACACCGCAGACGCCGTCATCGCCGCCTCCGGCGCGAGCGCGCGAACGCTCGGCATCCCCGGCGAGGACGAACTCATGGGCTACGGACTCTCGACGTGTGCCACCTGCGACGGCGCGTTCTTCCGCGACGAGGACATGCTCGTCGTCGGCGGCGGCGACGCCGCGATGGAGGAGGCGACGTTCCTGACCAAGTTCGCCGACACGGTCTACATCGCCCACCGTCGCGAGGAGTTCCGCGCCGAACAGTACTGGGTCAATCGCGTCCACGAAAAGGTCGAAGACGGCGAGATCGAAATCATGAAGAACACCGAAGTGACCGAGATCCACGGCTCGCAGGCCGAGGGCGTCGATCACGTCACCCTCGTCGAAAACGACAAAGGCCACCCGACCGACCGACTCGACGACCCCGAAACGGACGAGTTCGAGTTCGACGTCGGTGCCGTCTTCTTCGCCATCGGCCACACGCCGAACACGTCCTACCTCGAGGGCACGGGCGTCCAGATGGACGACGACGGTTACCTCCGAACGCAAGGCGGCGACGGCGGCGGCCAGACCGAGACCGACGTGCCCGGCATCTTCGGTGCCGGCGACGTGGTCGACTACCACTACCAGCAGGCCGTGACCGCCGCCGGTATGGGCTCGAAAGCCGCACTCGACGCCGACGAGTACCTCGAGGACCTCGAGCGAGCGGAGGCCGCCGGCGAGGCCGATGCCGTCGCCGCGGACGACTAA
- a CDS encoding beta-ketoacyl-ACP reductase: MTMEGRTCVITGSARGIGRGIAEHLGDEGANVVVNYRTSEQPALEAVEMIEAAGGNAVTARADVANRDEVEHMHEICHEALGPADVLVNNAGITADDQFMEMTREEWDRVMDVNLGGMFNCTQTFFDDIWNAEEGRLINISSVVGKQGNFGQANYAAAKSGMFGFTRTIALELAKGGSTANCVAPGFTRTDMLESVPETVLERVISGIPLERLAEVEDIAAVVRFLASEDSSYVTGEVIDVNGGMDL, translated from the coding sequence ATGACGATGGAAGGACGGACGTGCGTTATCACCGGGTCAGCACGCGGTATCGGCCGCGGAATCGCAGAACACCTCGGGGACGAGGGTGCAAACGTCGTCGTGAACTACCGGACGTCGGAGCAACCCGCTCTCGAGGCCGTTGAAATGATCGAAGCCGCGGGTGGAAACGCGGTCACCGCGAGAGCCGACGTCGCCAACAGAGACGAGGTCGAGCACATGCACGAAATCTGTCACGAGGCGCTCGGGCCGGCGGACGTGCTGGTCAACAACGCGGGGATCACCGCCGATGATCAGTTCATGGAGATGACCCGCGAGGAGTGGGATCGGGTCATGGACGTCAATCTGGGCGGGATGTTCAACTGCACCCAGACGTTCTTCGATGACATCTGGAACGCCGAGGAGGGTCGACTGATCAACATCTCGAGCGTCGTCGGCAAGCAAGGGAACTTCGGACAGGCCAACTACGCCGCGGCGAAGAGCGGCATGTTCGGCTTCACGCGAACCATCGCGCTCGAGTTGGCCAAAGGCGGGTCGACGGCAAACTGCGTCGCCCCCGGCTTCACCCGCACGGACATGCTCGAGAGCGTCCCCGAGACGGTCTTAGAGCGCGTCATCTCGGGCATCCCGCTCGAGCGATTGGCCGAAGTCGAAGACATCGCCGCCGTCGTGCGCTTTCTCGCGAGCGAGGACTCGTCGTACGTGACGGGCGAAGTGATCGATGTCAACGGCGGGATGGACCTCTAG
- a CDS encoding UPF0058 family protein produces MKKQELIHLHGLLAEVSNQCAAWEDCQINLDEYESRGIRPTSIHKSKTDHKAAVFALAGGITMNMREGEQEAVAATAD; encoded by the coding sequence ATGAAGAAGCAGGAGCTCATTCACCTTCACGGCCTTCTTGCGGAGGTATCGAACCAGTGTGCAGCCTGGGAAGACTGTCAGATCAACCTTGACGAGTACGAGTCGCGCGGTATTCGACCAACATCGATCCACAAATCGAAAACGGACCACAAGGCCGCTGTTTTTGCACTCGCTGGCGGAATCACGATGAACATGCGTGAGGGAGAGCAAGAAGCAGTCGCCGCGACCGCTGACTGA
- the moaC gene encoding cyclic pyranopterin monophosphate synthase MoaC — protein MSDTPEERSAGDGEGNAGDLTHTTDDGDVQMVDVGDKPDSERRAVAVGEIHLQPSTVEAIREDEIGKGDVLATARIGAVQAVKHTWETIPMCHQIPITNVDTEFDLVEDHLELEVGVETTGKTGCEMEALEGVTTGLNVVWDMVKAVEKDDDGQYPDTGIENVRVLSKEKRQA, from the coding sequence ATGAGTGACACACCCGAGGAGCGTTCGGCCGGGGATGGGGAGGGGAACGCCGGCGACCTCACGCACACGACGGACGACGGCGACGTGCAGATGGTCGACGTCGGCGACAAACCGGACAGCGAGCGTCGCGCGGTCGCCGTCGGCGAGATTCACCTCCAACCTTCGACCGTCGAGGCGATCCGCGAGGACGAAATCGGCAAGGGGGACGTGCTCGCGACGGCCCGAATCGGTGCCGTCCAGGCCGTCAAGCACACCTGGGAGACGATCCCCATGTGCCACCAGATCCCGATCACGAACGTCGACACCGAGTTCGACCTCGTCGAGGATCACCTCGAACTCGAGGTCGGCGTCGAGACGACCGGCAAGACGGGCTGTGAGATGGAGGCACTCGAGGGAGTCACGACCGGCCTAAACGTCGTCTGGGATATGGTCAAGGCCGTCGAGAAGGACGACGACGGTCAGTATCCCGACACGGGAATCGAGAACGTGCGGGTGCTTTCGAAGGAGAAACGACAGGCGTAG
- a CDS encoding DUF357 domain-containing protein, producing the protein MTADLEEKTNRYGALLAEALEAASVAPPAGTPMERAAEECYEMASSYLEDGRHFREEGDLVNALASFSYGHAWLDAGARVGLFDVPTDGHLFTV; encoded by the coding sequence ATGACTGCAGACCTCGAGGAGAAGACGAATCGCTACGGAGCGTTACTCGCGGAGGCGCTCGAGGCGGCGTCGGTCGCGCCGCCAGCCGGGACGCCGATGGAGAGGGCTGCCGAGGAGTGTTACGAGATGGCGTCCTCGTACCTCGAGGACGGCCGTCACTTCCGCGAGGAAGGCGACCTGGTCAACGCGTTGGCGTCGTTTTCCTACGGCCACGCGTGGCTCGATGCGGGAGCGCGCGTCGGCCTGTTCGACGTCCCGACTGATGGACATCTGTTCACCGTGTGA
- the phaC gene encoding class III poly(R)-hydroxyalkanoic acid synthase subunit PhaC, whose translation MNNPYATVLDMQRQAWEVSAELAEKSGVAPERAQTVESVEVGATPSEVVYTENKLELLHYESRTETQHDIPILVVYALINKPYILDLQPDRSVVQTLLEAGFDVYLIDWGEPSKLDRSLGLDDYVNRYIDNCVDEVRERSGQDSINILGYCMGGTKSAMYASLYPEKVENLALMAAGLCFDGEGGVLELWGSEEYYTPETITDTFDNVPAEFLDVGFALMDPVANNVTKYVRFYDNMDDEEFVENFARMERWLDEGIDVAGRAYEEFIRDIYQENALAENDLHLNGEHVDLSNIDMPVLQIVAEYDHLIPPEASKPFNELVSSDDTEILEFATGHIGMSVSSRSHAELWPQVCEWFEERSTDSDLESEPETPAPSDDDAALAEDVAGDESGPTDLTEIDGIGPTYAAQLREAGIETAGQLENAPVAEIATETGLSPGRLENWIEQARSR comes from the coding sequence ATGAATAACCCATACGCGACCGTACTGGACATGCAACGACAGGCCTGGGAGGTTTCCGCCGAACTGGCCGAAAAGAGCGGCGTCGCCCCCGAACGCGCGCAAACGGTCGAGTCCGTCGAGGTCGGAGCGACGCCGAGCGAGGTCGTCTACACGGAGAACAAACTCGAGTTGCTCCACTACGAGTCACGGACGGAAACCCAACACGATATTCCCATTCTCGTCGTCTACGCGCTGATCAACAAACCATACATCCTCGACTTACAGCCGGATCGCTCCGTCGTCCAGACGCTGCTCGAGGCTGGATTCGACGTCTATCTGATCGATTGGGGCGAGCCGTCGAAACTCGATCGGTCGCTGGGTCTCGACGACTACGTCAATCGCTACATCGACAACTGCGTCGACGAAGTTCGCGAGCGATCGGGCCAAGACTCGATCAACATCCTCGGCTACTGCATGGGCGGCACGAAGTCGGCGATGTACGCCTCGCTCTACCCCGAGAAGGTCGAGAACCTCGCGCTGATGGCCGCCGGACTCTGCTTCGACGGCGAGGGGGGCGTTCTCGAACTCTGGGGAAGCGAGGAGTACTACACTCCCGAGACGATCACCGACACGTTCGACAACGTCCCCGCAGAGTTCTTGGACGTCGGCTTCGCGTTGATGGATCCAGTCGCGAACAACGTCACGAAGTACGTCCGATTCTACGACAATATGGACGACGAGGAGTTCGTCGAGAACTTCGCGCGGATGGAACGCTGGCTCGACGAAGGCATCGACGTGGCCGGGCGAGCCTACGAGGAGTTCATCCGCGACATCTACCAGGAGAACGCCCTCGCCGAGAACGACCTTCACCTGAACGGCGAGCACGTCGACCTCTCGAACATCGATATGCCCGTCCTCCAGATCGTCGCGGAGTACGACCACCTCATCCCGCCGGAGGCGTCGAAACCGTTCAACGAACTCGTCTCCTCCGACGACACCGAGATCCTCGAGTTCGCGACGGGCCACATCGGGATGTCGGTCTCCTCTCGAAGCCACGCCGAACTCTGGCCGCAGGTCTGTGAGTGGTTCGAAGAGCGCTCGACCGACTCCGACCTCGAGTCCGAACCCGAAACGCCCGCTCCGTCCGACGACGACGCGGCTCTCGCGGAAGACGTCGCCGGCGACGAATCCGGCCCGACTGATCTGACGGAGATCGACGGCATCGGACCGACGTACGCGGCACAACTCCGCGAAGCGGGAATCGAAACCGCGGGTCAACTCGAGAACGCGCCCGTCGCCGAAATCGCGACGGAGACGGGACTCTCACCGGGGCGTCTCGAGAACTGGATCGAACAGGCGCGATCTCGATAG